The following are from one region of the Salvelinus alpinus chromosome 16, SLU_Salpinus.1, whole genome shotgun sequence genome:
- the LOC139540964 gene encoding Rieske domain-containing protein: MASGNEEESASSVSWRLIGPASELSKKQCRLMHSSLGYGSDVCLFYVKGEFFAMDARCAHSGGPLCDGDIEDADGLLQVFCPWHDYDFNLRTGQSGTGLQQQVYKVKLEDGSVYVKHASPLSLQTFPSSKKS, from the exons ATGGCGTCTGGGAATGAAGAGGAAAGTGCGAGTAGCGTTTCATGGAGGCTAATAGGCCCAGCCTCTGAGCTTTCCAAGAAGCAGTGCCGTTTGATGCACTCCTCCCTCGGCTACGGCTCCGATGTTTGCCTGTTCTACGTGAAAGGGGAATTCTTCGCCATGGATGCTCGCTGCGCTCACTCGG GTGGTCCGCTGTGCGATGGAGACATTGAGGATGCAGATGGTCTTCTGCAGGTCTTCTGCCCCTGGCATGACTATGACTTTAACCTCAGGACAGGACAATCAGGGACTGGTTTACAG CAACAAGTGTACAAAGTCAAATTGGAGGATGGCAGTGTGTATGTGAAGCACGCAAGCCCTCTCTCATTACAGACCTTCCCATCGAGCAAGAAGAGCTGA